The stretch of DNA ATGGACTGGTGGTAAGAATATAGAGATGAAAAAAGGTATTTACATTTCGTTGAATTTACTTAcaataagtttatatattttaccaCAAGATATCCTCCCTTCGAAATGATTTTGGATTTAACTCTTTTACCTTTGAATGAACAaacaaatttaaatgaaaataagaaaacagAGTATTCATGAGAAAACTGAATCAAATGGCGCAAACAAGTAATGTTCAAACTTTGTTATTGGGTTTGGGTACACATACGTTGTTTAACATCTAAGTTTTTCCTTTGgaaatcaaataaagaaaaaaaggattATTTGATTGATTGATCATCCACCAAATTAAGTTTCTGTCACTTGAACTGGTGTAGTTCAACCTTAGCATTAAATTTAGGGTCCCACCACTGTTCAATCCCATGAGCTGTCCTAAAATCTGAACATGGACGTAGATTAATAGTGAGGTAAGCCGAAGGAAGCAAATGCAAGGGTTCACAGCTCATGTTGGGTACAAGACTTGACAATAGACAAACAATTGAATTCTTAGTTGAGATCCTTTCAATTTTCCCAGCTCCAATCTCTTCCATCTTCTTCCTATGTTCAAAATACCCTTTGTACTCTGAGCAAAGAACATCATTCGGATTCACAAACAGGTGAGGagtccatgaacataatgcagtGAAAGGATCTTGTTTCCCAGGCTTTGGATTTCGACCCTTAATGGCCATTGTGAGTGCTGCTTTAACCACACTGCTGGTGAAACGAATCCCAGTTTTTAATACTGGATACTTCACTATTTCCACTGGGGTTGATAAGAATGGGGGATTGAAGAGGTAAGTTTCAATGAGATAACCCTTCATAGTCAACTCCTTCCCTGCAATCAATGCCATGGCTGATCCAAGTGAATGCCCTGTTAACCAAATGTTGGGTCCAATTCGTTCAACTGTATCGTTCACAAACTTCATGGCCAGCTTAAACCGGGAGCTGCCATGGAGTCTGTTGCATGCACAAAGAAGGTCCAGTTTGAGATCACGGGAAATGGAGGGTGGAGTATTTAAAGTACCACGAAAGGCAATAACATAGTTGGGGGCGTTTTGGAGTTGAGAATGGTGAGCAGAGGAGGTGTTGATGTCGAATTCATAAATGGCACCAAATATGGATCCATCAACATCATCAATAAGACGATGGTTTAGTCGAAAATGAAAAGATTCCCACCACGGAGGAGCACAACAAACTTGGTGTCCTTCCCTGTTCTTCTGCCGATCACGTTCTAGCACATAAACTCCTTGAACCAAACTCGCAGCAATCGATCTTCGATGATGTTCATTTAACctccaaaattaaaaccaaatatgtATACACCGATTAACACTCAAGAAATCTAgcaaatattttcaagaaatacTTACATATTTAGGATCCAATAAAATGGACCAGAATTGGTAAAAGTATGCTTTTATATTAGGAGTCAGATTTCATTTTGTCTCATTAactcaaaaaatgaataaattagtccttgcacattagattaaagagcaaattggtcttttttttgttaaaaattccattaatttgtactattaaaaactggcaTGGTTGACAGAACAATCAAATAATGACAAATTTACCTCATTGTAATGTATAGGACAAACTTTTAACagcaaaaatggatgaaatttttaacaaaaggaccAGTTTACTCTTCatctaatgtatagggactaatttgtcccTTATTTTAGTAGAAGaggcaaaatacaatctaactcctagtacaaggacctccatgatacttttaccactAGAATTCCTCAAAAATGAAATGATAGCTGCCAAAAGCACTTACCAGTCAATGGCTTTGAGTTGTGAAGGTCCCGAAAGACTAAAATTTGCACGACCAGAGGCCATTACCTATTTAGTAACTAGACATTTCACTGCCAAGAGAGATTGTAATACTTCACTAAGCTTGAAAGTGtaaaattttatctaataaaaCAATCATTAATGAGTAAAGAAGAAAACTTATAGGCCAATAAATCAAGAGCTTTCAAGCTCTGTAGTAAATGAAATTTCCTGCAAGTTTTTAAAGCATTTTTGGAACATGAGCAGCAATCATGATGGCGTGAAATTAACGAGCACATCTCAgaagaatacatatatatattataatatttacaaCAACAAAAGTAAAACAAGATAATGTTAGAATATGGGATCGAATCTTTATCCAAGAAAAAGAGCAACTATTTAGTGATAAACATCTGCAATCCATTTCATTGAAAGGTATAATACAATTCCAATATATTATTCTTTCTTTCAGATTCATTGATAGATAAAAATGTATTGAATGGAATAAATACAATGTGAAGGCCGAAGCAATAGACCAACATGACCAACCATGGTTTTCAAGTCTATCaaagctcctctgccttacaaaGACATAACCCCTAGAAGCTGCACTGCTTCAAGCCCTACGACATTTGTTTGCTATTGAAGACAAATCGGTTTTATGTCTTCATGGTAAACGGGAAATAGGAAGTCAATTACAATCTCCCTGAGTTCTTACACCAATGTAAGTAAGTGATGTAACTTTTCCTCATGCAGTTATCTTAGAAGATACTTCTCATCCGTTACAAAAGGCCTGTACTCGTGTAGTTCTGACAGACCAATAAAACCATTATCCCACCATTGGTGAATTCCGTGAGCATGTTTGAAATCCGGAGAGTGACGCAAATTAATAGTAAGATGGGCAGAAGGAATCAGGTGCAGTGGTTCTGACTCGCTTCTTTGTAGACCAGAGCCTGAGAGTAAGCTCCCTACCTGTGTTGCGACCCTCTCGATTTTCCCGGCCCCAATCTCCTCCATTTTCTTCCTATGTTCAAAATATCCAATATAACCTGAACATATAAGGTCTGAAGGATTCACAAACAGGTATGGTCTCCAAGAAGAGAGTGAAGTAAATGGATCATTTTGCTCGTGTCTAAGATTACGACCCTTTACAGCAAAAGCGAGGCCAGCTTTGACTACGCTGCTTGTAAAACGAATCCCATGCTTCAGCCTTTCACTCTTGATTCCCTCTACAGGAGCAGACAAGAATGGGGGATTGAAGAGGTAAGCTTCAACATTATAACCCATCTTAGTCATATTTTTACCTATAAGCAGTGAAATAGCTGATCCTAGTGAATGACCGGTTAACCAAATACTTGAATTTCTGTAAACAGAAAAGAGGCTCTCCGCGGCCTGCATTGCTTGTTGAAAACGAGAGCTTTCATGAAGTCTATTGCGGACACAGAGGAAATCCAACTTGAGATCACGAGACCTGGTGTTTGACGTATTTATAGTACCCCGAAATGCAATAACATAATGTGGAGAACTTTGAGATGAATGGTTGTAGGTGAAATTACAAGGCTTGGATTGAAAAATGGCACCAAAAATGGAGTTATCAACATCATCTACAAGAATATGGAACAACTGGAAATTGAAGAACTCCCACCAAGCTGGTGCATGAGCCAGAGGGTCTTTGCGGTTCTCTTGGCGATCACGTTCTAGGATGTACACTCCCTGAACCAAGCTTGCAGCAACTGATCTTCGGTCATGAAAGTTATCCCTACCAAAGAACCACAGAAAAAGCATAAGCTGCAATTAAAGCATGTTCATTACTGCAGCTTTGGCTgctgaattcactgaatttggcCCTAAGAGTTCTGTGCACCAACAAATCCCCTGAATTTTGATCTTTGCTTAAAGAAAGTAGAATTATCTGTTGTTCATACTTGTTCCATAATAATTTTCTCAGCATGAATTCAGGGTCATAGAGACAAAGGAGTTTTagtggtaaaagtatcatggaggcccctGTACCAGGAGTCAGATAACATTTTGCTCTCTCtattaaaaaatgagcaaattggtccttgTACAATAGTTCAAAGAGCAAATaggtcatttctgttaaaaatttcatccatttatactattaaaaactgaTATAGTTGACGGAATAACCAGACGGTGATATGAGACTTGCCACGTATACCTCATGCCAACGTATAGGaaccaattttttaaattagaaatggataaaatttttaacagaaggagcagtttgctctttgatctaaagtatagagactaatttattcatttttttagtagaggggatAAAATGTAATCCGACTCTTAATACAagagcctccatgatacttttactgaGGATTAACTACTATCAAATGTTAGGTACTAGATTAATTGTATGTCCACTTCATTCTTAGCATCAATGGTTAGTCGGTTCACAATTTGAAAATGCTCATTCATTGAACTCTTTTGAATTAAAATGCTATTTGAGACcccccttcttttttcttttttttttcatataagtcTCCTTGACAAACTCCATTAATACCCTACCATATATCTTGCAATGTTGAccagagaaaaaaaaattttaaatgtaaacaTACATTGGAGATTCtcaatgaaataaatgaaagaaaaggtGTTTACCAGTCAACTGAAGTGAGGTGTAAAGGACCTGAAAGGCAGAATATTTGTCTGGAAGAGGCCggtttctctttctttctttgtttctccATATATCCTCTACAAAGGCTGTGTGAAATGCTAAGATGTAGTACCAAAGTTTCCCATTATTCATCAAATTGGGTGACGCTTTATACATGaatttcatagttttcatgaaaaAAGTCAAGAAAATGTGCCACAAGTCTCTGTACTTATCATGAGCTAAATTCCTTGAAATAAAAGTAGAGGAATTAAATTCCTTTTCTAAAATTTGTTTTCATACTTTTCTCTCCAAATTTAAGAAGAAAACGGAAACTTTTGAAAAGCCATTCCCTTTTCATGGGTTTCTTTCTCGTTTCTTTTTCTgggaaaattcaaaacaaaacccaaaaaagaaataaaataataataacatacaCAATTAAAAACCATTGAACAACCAATATTGACGATTCTTAGGTCATgtaaaattcaacaaaaacatggaagaaatacaacaacaaaaaatattcaagaaattaaaaaagaaatagttTACCTCAACTCAGATTAACGAAGATGtaaaacaaattcacaaatttcacgTACTTTCCCTCCTCTTCTCTTTTATTCCCTTCAAAGGaacaaaagagagagagagagtttagGAAAAAAGGGCCTTCGACAGTGTGGCATTAACAGACAATTCATAAAGACAATTTCACGAAGTTTTctcctttttgttttttcttttaaattatttatattattataaaataaataaaccatattttactatatttaatttaatattaatattaagtaATTTTGTTCATAATACCTTACTTATTTTGGGTGTAAAtatttggttattattattataaatgcATCTTAACCACCTCTCAACGACACGCTCCAACTTCCTTTCCCTGTTCATGGCAAGCAAAATGTCTATTTGTGCTCTTAGTCACTTtactttttatatgtttaaactttagtccctctactttaaTCTCTCTActcttttaatttgataattgaaGTCCAATTAACAACACCAAAGAAATTTCCTTCAATTAAAAAAAGtagtttttcattttaaaaataaggtaAACTACCCATTGCTAGTCCAATTTTTAGGcaattttattttggtcaccttAAAGAAATCTTTGCAATTTCGTCatccaacttttcattttagtcacccataAATATGATTATAAACAGGAGCTACGATCTTGACCTGATGCCTAGCACCATAAGAACCCTTTCCAAGAACCTTTATCTTTACCACTTTAACCTCCATTCTTTTTTCTTAACTTTAGAATTTGTTTTCTTGGGTACATGTTACGGTATAGAACATTAAAAGCTTTATAGCTTTagcttttataaataaataaaaatttcctAATTTCATTTGGAAAAGGATGagcttataaatttttttatattcgttTAGTGTATATATGAATAAATTACTTTTTGTAATtttcttaaatgaaaatattgatagataAGATGACCATTAGAGTTAGAGTTAGAGATAAAGTTAAAGTTAAAGTTAAGGTTTTCTAATTTCATTTGGAATAGGATATtgttacttgttgacaaagtaaTTGAAGGAAAAAGAGGAACTGCGACTCAATAATCAAAATtgtttatgtaaatttttttctaaGGATACAAACGCCGTTTTTTCTTCTGCCATTGCCACCCTGTTCTCCCATTCCTCTTATCACATTAACTAGTGTGAAAGAAAACTCTTGATGAATCCACCAAATCAAACCAGAGATGATTTCTTTTGTAACATCCCTCTCTCAAGTCAATCGTCGGGTCCGAGCTACCAAATGTGACAACCATTACCGAAGCAACTACCATAAAATAATCAAcaaataaatcattcaaacatCCAATCATAAATACATTCACATCACGATATACAATTTTTTTCGagatttatacaagcttactaaagCTCATTTGCTAACCCGAGCTTGAAAAATGACCAGATTATTTTCAAATCAAGTATCGATACCCCATCTAGGTGTCGATACCAATCTAAGCTTCGatgttttagaaaaattgatttaaaaccAAAGGTATCGATACTATACTTAAAGTACTGATACTTCTTTCAAGGTATCGATACCCTAACTCTGTATTGATACCATTTTAAGGTtctatgtttgaaaattttgaagaaaatcaCTAAGTATCTCGATACATTTGAGCCAAAATGGTCAAAAAacatattttggtacctttttcaTGCCAAACCAACTCTATTACTCAAATGGTGCTTAAAGCACACTCAAACCTGCACAAAGCCAACCAAAACACATAACAAAACATCTGTTTTACCATTTCCAAAATCAACCAAACCATTATATATCAATAAGGTActtaaacataacattttaacCTATGAATTCACAAacctttcaaaaatttataaccATTCAATTCCATCATTTAACCAAACCATTTCACTTCCAAATTTGTCATTCAAATGCTTTATCTAAAGCTTAACCTGATACCAAGCACGCGCGCACATACACATATAACATGAACATCAACTTTCTCAAAAACAACCATTAACCAAGTTTCAAACCAACTATCATTTCCAAGTAAAATCATATGTAACACCTATGGACATGCCACATAACCAGACTTTAgaacatttaaaaaattaccaaattaacaatgggatagtgtgagcttcttgATGATCCACTTGACTCATTCCGCAAGCTAGCAATCTACAGAGAAAGGGAAAACAATGAGGTAAGTATatcgaatgcttagtaagttcataagcatTAAATCATAACTTACCtcaataacaatttaatatgataagctcaataacaatttaatatgataAGCTACTAGCTTGACAAGTTTGCCCAAACATGGCAACCACAATTTAACAATGTGAGTTCAATATATATCGtatcatatattaattcaaaCATACAATATTCCAATCCACTTATAATCAACAGTTCAATGCCATTCACGTAATCAAtcaacatttaatcaatttaatatcaaattcataccatttcatttatttatcaataatgCATCCAATTTCAATTTAATGACAAACACTATTTCATTTCATTGTTCGAATTTTGAATCGAATTTATAGATTCGCCACATTTCCATATCAACCCTCTGGGCTCGAATATCCAGTTGGCATGATATTTTCCACGCTATCGATATTCATCTATCATAAATCAGCTTTGTAATATCAAGTCACATTATCAATCCAAATTGtatatcatttatcaaatatcacatttcataccccctattaacttgacttggACAAGAATAGATGGATTTAATCAACACATTAATTTGACATCTAGTGCCTCATCAGACAATATCGAAGTAACTAGTTTGCGCTTCACACTCATCGGTATAACCGAAGTAAAAGTTGTGCCCATCACTTATCGATATATAGTCTAAGTAACTCGTACTCTatctatcctatgacatgccaactatatctgactctgaccaaacaattaatagggtaatcaataatccaatttcattataggttcaacttattttttttattgatttcaatATCACCAATTCATTAATCAAgttaccatttcatac from Gossypium hirsutum isolate 1008001.06 chromosome D04, Gossypium_hirsutum_v2.1, whole genome shotgun sequence encodes:
- the LOC107937607 gene encoding GDSL esterase/lipase At4g10955, whose translation is MASGRANFSLSGPSQLKAIDWLNEHHRRSIAASLVQGVYVLERDRQKNREGHQVCCAPPWWESFHFRLNHRLIDDVDGSIFGAIYEFDINTSSAHHSQLQNAPNYVIAFRGTLNTPPSISRDLKLDLLCACNRLHGSSRFKLAMKFVNDTVERIGPNIWLTGHSLGSAMALIAGKELTMKGYLIETYLFNPPFLSTPVEIVKYPVLKTGIRFTSSVVKAALTMAIKGRNPKPGKQDPFTALCSWTPHLFVNPNDVLCSEYKGYFEHRKKMEEIGAGKIERISTKNSIVCLLSSLVPNMSCEPLHLLPSAYLTINLRPCSDFRTAHGIEQWWDPKFNAKVELHQFK
- the LOC107937633 gene encoding GDSL esterase/lipase At4g10955 — encoded protein: MEKQRKKEKPASSRQIFCLSGPLHLTSVDWDNFHDRRSVAASLVQGVYILERDRQENRKDPLAHAPAWWEFFNFQLFHILVDDVDNSIFGAIFQSKPCNFTYNHSSQSSPHYVIAFRGTINTSNTRSRDLKLDFLCVRNRLHESSRFQQAMQAAESLFSVYRNSSIWLTGHSLGSAISLLIGKNMTKMGYNVEAYLFNPPFLSAPVEGIKSERLKHGIRFTSSVVKAGLAFAVKGRNLRHEQNDPFTSLSSWRPYLFVNPSDLICSGYIGYFEHRKKMEEIGAGKIERVATQVGSLLSGSGLQRSESEPLHLIPSAHLTINLRHSPDFKHAHGIHQWWDNGFIGLSELHEYRPFVTDEKYLLR